tagtaactttaaaatatttaaaattttttaatttttatatttttaaatttaaaattaattattttacctaTTTTAGTAATTAGGCAATATTTTTTAGACATTAAACATCATGTAAATAATAGCCCACAAAACCAAAAGTCTCAACCCACCTTTGTTGGTTCGTTCTAGACTTCTAGCTCATCTCATTAGAGTTATAATATTCTATTTCTTTTTAATCAAAACCATTATTTGGGGATAGGGTTGAAAGTGAGTCAAATTAGTTTATGAACTGTCTTTTTAATCAAAACGATTATTTGAAAATAGggttggaagtgagtcaagccgaCTCCTAATGAactgtttttttaattaaaacgaTTACTTAGAGCAGAGACAGatccaaaaatattattataggagattaataatatatataatattaaaaaattatacaaaaaattatataatgtaagatgtattacaaaaatatactgataaataatatattttaaagaaCAAAAAATGTGTGTACTTTTTATTAACGAAATGGTCGatttttcgtatcataaaattcattgatAATAGAATCTGTCAAATTTttagcaattttttttaatataattaaaagacaattagtaaAAATttcatcttctattttatttctgagccattcttcacaatattcataactGAAAAGATCCTTCAAGTGTAATAGTTGAAACaaagaattaataccaaatgaatcaagaaagacggtaaaaaaaattcactttatgaattttgaaaatttttatttaattaaaaaatatcttttttagatttttctaacattgttatttactttttagatattaaaaatcattaatatttaggttggattgaacttttatttataatagactaaatattaaataatttttttaaataattaaatcatacttaataacttattaatattaatttttttttaaaaaaattgggtCCGAGGCCTCCACTCGTTCCCTTTATGTCCGTCCCTACTTGGAGATAggactggaagtgagtcaagctgACTCGTAACTCATGAACCAGCTTGAACTCGACTCATTAATAGCTTGATAAGCTAAACTTGTGAATGGGTAAGTTGAGTTTGAGCTTAAAattgagttcataaattaaatgagtcgagtttgagtttggataaaCTCAACTCATTAGCTCGTAAACTAACtcgattatatataatattaaaagtatagattaaatgcatatagaatatgcatattaataatttaatatatatatatataatagtaatatataattttacatgatttaaaattttatagttttttttatatataattttattgtagaaaataaataaaaaatttataattgatagatagacaatatattaaatttatattttttaatatatatataaaagttataatttattgatatagaattatagattatgtttctattatttgaatCAGCTCATAAGCTCGAACCTACTCGTGAGCTTTTGTTGAGTTGAGTTTGAGTTTACAAAATAAATTCGATTGTTAATGAATCAAGCTGTAAACCAAACTTAATTTTTGTAAGTCAAACTTATTTTAATTTGGCTCAACTCAACTTATTTCCAACTCTCCTTTAAAGActaaaaatttaactaatttttttaatacgaATGAAAATGGTGTGTTATGCATTGTTATTAGAATAATTGGTATTTTTTAATATGGTATTAAtgttttttaaattgttattaaaCAATTCGATAGTCAAATTTGTTAAGGTGCGAAGAAAAATATGAAATCGGAGGGTTCCATTTTAGTGCatgcaattttttaaaaaaaaatcacataaattaGTAGatctgattttaattttttaattatctaaaataAAAGTCGGAGGGTTTgattttaatatgtttaatttaaaaaaaaataaaattaaataatccgattttactattttaaaatttgtaaatttttttcaataataaatcGATACATCTGATTTGTGAAATAACTAtaacaataaaatatattttaaactaATTATACATAGATAttactgattttttattttaataactaaaataaatatagtaattaatgaaataaataatttaaaaaatatttatcaaaataaatacttctgtcttatctcgtttatactgtaaatgagataagacatGTAAAGGTAACACGTGTTTAGAATGTAAACAAGATATATGGAGGCTTATCTTATTTATATTGTAAACGAAATAAGTAGGCTAGGCGACGTCTTTAAATATATATCGTTCACAGCCTTTGACCGAGTCCCATTTTAACTTTTTCACCACCTTTCTCGTCTCTTTTACTCCTTTTTAAACAAATTATCAATACATATGACGATGGCACACATAACTAATAACGATGGAGACATTAACAGGCTCAATGAGACTTTGCATTATGGCGGGGCAGCCAATTTTGAGGTTAGTtcttttgtgttaaattttgtGCAATCTCATGTAGATACATTTTTGTACGTAGATATGGTTAGCGTAGTCACAAAGAATCcgtatataatatgtaatgttaGGAACAGGTTGCTTGTAGAAATTTGAAATCCTATTTAATTGTGGTAGATTATTGCAACATAGTTATTAGTTTGAAACTCTATGTCCTAGTTAGGTTTGTTTTagtatcaaatatattaaaattaacatagtggtatttgtctaaaaaataagtaattaaaaatgTAGATATATTCTTAATTAGATATatctttaacttaaaaaaaagaaatatttatttaagtttaatattttttatcttaaaaagatCCTACTACAAAaggtataaaaaattttaaaatactgtAAGAATTTAATAGGAAAAATATGGAAgcctatttaaaattttgaaaatacgaGGATCGTTAACTATTGAAGATCCAATTaaacttttcaaaatatttctttataattttgaactgtttttttttttagaggCCTTACCTTCTACTGCCCCGCCGAGTGAGCCATATTCTTCCTCCACTGGATGCTATCGTCCCGTATCTAGCTGAGACTGGATTCGGTGATACGATGTCCCTCAAGATTTCACATTCGACAATTTCCTAATTACGACATTCGTGGAGCGATGGTGTCTGAAGACGCACACATTTCATCTCCTGTGGGGTGAGGCCACTATCACCCTGCAGGATGTGGCGTCACCTAGGGTTATGCGCACACGGAGATCCAGTTGGGGTGCCCCGTGACTTCAGTAGATACTACCACACGAAGACGTGGCAGTTTGTGGAGTGGCTGCTTGGTGCCAGGCCTCCGGTGGCGCCACAGCAAGGCGCGCAGAGGAAGGAGTCGTTTACCCTGAAGCTTGTTTGGCTGCGGGCCCGTATCCGTCACGTATTCTTTGTCGGACTCTTCGTCACCCTCCTCCACCTCCTCCACTGGAATGGAGACATGAATGGGTGGTGGTACGAGAGGACGATCGTCTTATACGTAGGTCGAGTGTACAGAACCAGCACGACCAACGTCTCCAACCTCGACAGAAAATTCCATCACTTGTTCCGTCATGattttccatggatgttgaacaTGAGACGCACATGCTCGTCCCGTACAAGCCGAAATAGTCGAAACTGGAAAACTCAATTACCCTTAGGTGTCAGCAACCTATACCCAACCTTTCCCACCTTTCTCGCAACTTTACCACCGAAGttactcaatatcaaactcttcaactcTAACAGCGTACTTACACGCTGAGTCCGCAACAGTATCGGattgtcacactcaaatataatctcgttgtcgccatttctcatacgacaattgggGTAAACACATACAACTATGTACACGTTATTACTGGCCATTGTTGCCTTGTTTTTGTGATAAAAATGGGacagaaaaagaaatgaaatgtGCGAAGAATGTTAAGGGTTACACATCTTTTATACACGTGAACGAGATAACactatctcgtttatactgtaaatgagatatacaCGTGTTACGTCTACGTATCTTATCTTATCTACACAGaaatatttatttcgataaatatttttaaattatttatttcagtcattattataattattttatttattaaaataaaaaattctagatATTACACacgtttttttaataaaaaattactttacaAAAAATTTCACTAGTCCATAAATCCATGGAGTAAAATAAGCCTAAAAGTTCAgtggaaataagaaaaaaaaacattgaGTTAATAAATCGGATCAATAATTAATTCGATCAAAGTCTTGAgtcaccaaattttttatttaactattaaATTATTGGTTGAATAAGTTAATTtagttataattatataaattctttattctttatataataagtattctttatataattaaattaatttagttataattaattaattttatctatCGATTTATTAATATGAATGCGTATAAACaacttttcataataatttatttcaaaatacgATTCCAAAAATAATGacttattattacaaaaaacagacgatcataaattcataatttcTCCTCTTGATGCTGTTTTTGCAAATACTTCTTTTTTCTtcgtttaaaaataaaaaaaaaattttttacaggaataaaaacataaattaacaagcactaaattgaaaaattatctaattttcaaaaagaaaTTGTGAAAATTTCCTTTCATAAAAAAATgagttttttacttaaataaaataaaccactaccaaaattattgaatttccctaaatcaaaatttgaaacctAAATATCATCTTTCTACTATTATATAAATCATTATAGGGACATGAGAATTATATAATATGTTAACCATGTCACCCAGGAACGATTTATGCATGAATGGCCTAGTAGAATAGGGAGTAAATCATTGCAGGGCACACAGGATTATAGGTAACGCATAAATCGTCCCATCCTACAAAGATTCACGTGATTTTGAGCTAAAACACACAAAGACTTGACACGATTAACGTTTAAAGCAAATCCTCTCAAACTTGGCACGATTTATGTATAATAGGGTACTtttgtttataatattttaatttaaattatatctatttaaattttgacttaaaaaataaaaatatattttttataatttcaattattaactttattaataagattaaattaaattaaaaaaagaatagtaacaaattataaaacaaagagtactaaattttaatacataaatttaaattttttcttaaaaaaaatgtcaaaaggtgttagaaaatattaattttgcataatataaattcatgttgtTTTAAGtaacataaatttaagtttttatgaaatttttagtattggttatattttttaatcatttttattgatgcatatttttaatagattttttttgtctttttttatttgactttgtataaattttaattatttatttataattttaattattaattctattaaaaaaatcaaattaaataaaaaatactaacaaattataataaaaagagtactaaattttaatacataaatttaaatttttttttaaatgtcaaAGGGTGTTAAAATGTATAATTTTGCATAAGATAAATTTATGTGGTTTTGAGtaacataaatttaagtttttataaaatttttattattcgttattcatataatttttttaataatttttatcgattcatattttttataatttatatattagaaaataacaaaaaaattatataaaaaatatgcatagatacaaattattaaaaaaaattacatgagcaagaaatactataaattttataaaaacttaaatttatgttaCTTAAAAccacataaatttatattatgtaaaattatattttttaacacttcttgacttttaaaaaaaacttaaatttatgtattaaaatttagtacCTTTCTTATTATAATTTgtcagtatttttttatttaatttggtttatttttaataaaattaataataaaaattataaaaaaataattaacaaagtcaaataaaaaatgacaaaagaaattctataaaaatatttaaaaaattatatgaacaaCGAAtactaaaaatttcataaaaacttaaatttatgttaCGCAAAACAAcatcaatttatattatttagaatgatatttttttaaagaaaaaacttaaatgtatatattaaaatttaatactctttttattataatttgttagtattcttttttttatttattttaatcttattaataaaattaataattgaaattataacaaatatatttttattttttaaattaaaatttaaataaatataatttaaattaaaatattataaataaaagtacCATATTATACATAAATCGTGCAAAGCTTGAGAGGATTTACTTTAACACGTTAATCGTGCTAAACTTTTGTGTTTTAGTTTAAAATCACGTAAATTTTTATAGGGTGGACGATTTATGCGTTACCTATAATCCTGTGTGTCTTGCAACGATTTACTCTCTATTCTCGTAAGTCATTTATGCATAAATCGTTTTTGGGTGGCATGGTTAACATATTATATAATTCTCATGTGTCTGGAacgatttatataatatatataattgtagAAAGAAGATAtttacttttcaaaatttgatttaggaAATCCAATAATTTTGATattggtttattttatttaagtaaaaaatcctaaaaaaaattggCCAATAAATTCGACGAAACGGCGAGtattaaacaagaagaagaaaacaactcCGCGTTCTTTTGCTTGGTGGCGCTGACGCTGTCTCTTTCTCCgtgtctctctctttctctccctccccctctctctctctctctctctctctctctgctacACTCTACttcactctttctctctctctctctaacttctTCTGACCCCTTCCAATGGCTTCTACTAAGGTAGGTTTTCTTCAATTTCTgtgaatttttcaaaattctagcACATTCACACTGTCTTTTCTATAGATATATACGACTCTCTGTTCATGCTGAATGGTGCAAAGATTTAATCTTTTTCTGTTTCTTATATATGGGTTTTGTGCGTTTCTGCTCTCAGGATGATAATCGAGGTTCACTCGGATCAAAGAGGTTTCGAAACGATGGTATGTATTACTGTTTTGAGCTCCAAGTAGCTTCTGTTAGAGTTGAAATCTTGTTTAGTTATATGGGCTTGTAATTATCTTTATTGTTCTGATTATTTGAGGAGGAATTTGAGCTACTCATTTGATTTTTGGACTATGtaaaaattgtattaaaaaattGTGTTGTGGGTGACTTTTAGTTTAGCATTCACAATGTTAGTGTGTGCATTTTTACTGTTTGTAAAATGTACACTCTTGTGAAAACTGAAATCTTTGCTGTATCATGAAGGATTATGCTGTTTTTTACTTTAATCTCTGGATTAGTAATTTGAGATAGGAGCATGATGTCTTAGAAAGTGTGCGGCTTTTCTTTGCTTTACATGTCATTTAGAAGAAACATGGAAAACTAGGTTTTTTGCTGTAaggtttcttttttattttttgataaccTAAGATGGGAAAACATTGGCACTAAAACGGTTTTATAATGTGTTGTTTGATATGCCATTTATTTCTATAGTGATTACGGCTCACACATGGGGAAGTGGGTGGGATCATGgtatttaaaaattagaatttgatatttttgcTTGATTGATATTTGATTTTAACTATTCGATCCCGCTTCTGTATTTTGTGTTACACCGtgattcttaaattttttgttttggaatgaaaaccaaaagacaaaaatCTCAATGTATCAACTAGCCTCCAAGTGTCTCTCAAATTTTTTTCTTGTCATATTCAGCTCCACGTAAAGAAGGAGACTGGACCTGCCTCAACTGTGGAAACTTAAACTTTTCATTCAGAACTGTTTGCAACCGGGGACATTGTGGTGCACCAAGACCATCCATAATCCAGGTAAGTGTGTGTTTCTATAGATTAATAGATTATCATGTCAAGAAGTTTTTTCTTTTGGAGACGGGCCAATTATTCTTGAAAAGGCATTCAATGGACAAGATCCTCTGTATTCTGCAGCCTGCCCCAGTTACAAGCCCATATAGAAACACTCCTCCCTTCTACTATGGTGGTGTTGGGGCTCCTCCTCCACCATATGGAGTGTCTGGCCGATTTGGATCCCCAATGCCACATTCTGGTGTGCAATATGATTATGGTCTGTATCCTAGGCCTCGTCTACCATATAGTCCAGTACCATCATTGCCACCTGGAAGCTTTGGAGGTACTCTCTTAGCAACTTTATGAGCTGATTTTCTGCATCTACTGTTTGTTTCATTCTTTATGAACTCCCCGTCAGTTTGATTCTAACAGAGAGAGGGTTGCTATGTGACAATGTTACCTTTTAGGTACTGATGTTATTCACCTTTGAGATTGATTATAATATATTTGAGTTTTTGGTGGAATCTGTACTGTTCGTTTTAGAAACATGATGGTTGCTAATTCCTGTTGGTTCTTGTTTCATTATACTTTCTAGTATCTCTTGTGTGTCCCTACTCCCTAAATATAATCACGTTTTCATTGAACTGAATCAGGTATTCCTTATGGTCCAAGGCCTAGTATCAATGGCTATGGATATGGCTTTCAAAGTCCTCCATGGGCCGAAGGACTGATAACTGACAATTTTGCATCTCGGAAACGCCGAGGAGGTAATTTTAATATCCTTTTAACTTCTTATTAACTTTAAACTTATACATAGGTATCCACATTTTCCCATATTTGTGAAATCTAGATATAGTTTATTGTGTTTTTGCATTAgcttattttgtgttaaaagtaaTTTACAGTTGAAATTTTGGAGAGGAATTTTTTGATTAAAAAACAAATTTCTCCTAAATCATACATTTTCTTGATCCattattaattttagtttgtTGATCCATATAACCGATTCTACATAGTAGGACAAGGCTTTTGTTGTTTGTTGATTATATGTAGTGGAGGAGCTTGAGaaaaaattttggagaaaaaagaaACTTACTTAGACACGTTATATGTTGCCgtgttcttttatttatatatgtttagTAGTAATATGGCATCCTAACCCTCTTCACAGGAAATGAAAAAAGAAACATTAAGAAAAACTCCAATCTATTTTTGTATTGGTTATGCAGGGCCAGATGGCTTGTCCGAAGGAGACTGGATCTGTCCGAAATGTGAGAATGTTAACTTTGCTTTCAGAACAACTTGCAACATGAAACACTGCGGAGCTCCAAGACCTGTAAGTGTTTTCCTCTGTTTTGCTAATGCTCTTACCATCATCGCTataattttagtaaaatatttgttCCATTATTCTAGTTTTGTAGCATTGCTAACAATAGTCTATGCTAATTTTGGCTCtaatttgttttccttttctcGCATAGGGCGCAAGTCGAGGCGCTCCCGAAGGCAGTTGGACCTGTAAAAAATGCGGTAATCTCAACTATCCCTTTAGAAATGTGTGCAACAGAAAAGACTGTGGAAGTGAGAGAACAACCTCTGCCATGTGAAAATGTCAAAAGAGTAGTATTATGAATGTACAATAATATGTACATACATAGAGGTTTTGTTTAGTGCATTCCTTCTCCTTATGTAAAAGAAAAAGTTATTATCTCTTAATTAGGAATTCGGAAACTAGACCGCTAGGAAAGAAGAGTTCTCCATGCAGATCATTTTTACACTGGTTGTTCTTGATGATaacttattttgttaatttttttaaaatgtttatgGAATTTTATTTTCTTAAGGTTACTTAAAATTCACTATGAAGAATTTTGCTTCGTGTTGCATATTGAGGTATGTTGGGAGAAATAATATCCCCTGGGAGATTAGAGTTTACTAATATAATTAGTGTTTAAAATTAGGCCAAAATAGCCAAAAGTTTGTGGCCCTTTGTAATATTCGCCACTATTTGGACTATTTGATTGGAGCGTAATGCCTTGTATTTTGACTATTTTCAATGATAAATATTTTGAAAGAGAATGTTAAATGGAACAGGATTAGACATCTAGAATCTATTTATGGTGTAAACTTCATGACTTTTATATAGGATTTTCCTTTCTAAATTTGGAAAGTTATAATTTTATagatttcattttgttttttatttgagTATTTGCTTATTTTGGTCTCCAGGAAATTTTAAACCAAACACTTTAGtctttaactaaaattaattactcgattggtcttTGGATAATTAACTTCGTTAGTCATTTAGGTTTTTTATTCCATCAACTCTAATGGGGGACAAAATAATCTCTTGCAATtttaaaaggggacaaaatgatcTCCGATTCTCTTTGTTCATAAATGATACTGTTTTCTtccaatttctatcatatctaaTAGTTTAACATTGCaactttaaattaactaattcatactcaggaaaGTAATGACTATGTTTTTCAAGTACTTGTCGTCTTCGATGAATCtcatgaatctagacagcaagtccGATTTGTTAAGACTTGTCGTTGTCTTCGTCGTCTTCGTCATCTCCAGTCCTCCTTTGCCTTATTATTTTCATGgccacattgtccaccactccgattgcttccttcaacttcttctctTAATTAATATTCagtaattgttttagtttttatatGAGCAGCGACGGCGACATTGCTTGCCATACtgatagcttggatgcgaggtTGAAGCTGTCTGCCAGCTTGGACTTCGGGagagaaggaatgaagcactcgaGGTCCATtccaaatgagaatttgcatatgatgtcgaaggagaatcttctcatgatgtcctaataTTCAACAAGCTATATTGCTTGCCGAAGAATGGAAAAAGGCGTGCCATTGGggtagttgtggaacttggtcttgagaATGTGGTGGAAGTTATCGGGGTTGAAGGTGATGTTGTTATCGAAGATGTGGAGATGGATGTTTCTCGTGGGTGAAGTGCGGAAGAGGTGGGTGTACTAGTCACAGAAATTTGGGAAGTGTGTGGttcatgacatgttgaggtaggtgcgacaTGCGTGATAGTTACACCATGACATGATCTTGGAGTTGAAGATGAGGAATGAGAAGATGGAGAAGACTGTGAGGGTGAAGAAGGAGAGTACAAATGTTAGGGTTATgtgagatatgataaaaattcgGGAGAACAGAACGGTGTTGTTTCTGAACAGAGGGGTCAGAGACCATTTTGTCTCTTGTTAGAGTTGTCAGAATAAAGGACTTAAGTGATTGACGGAGTTAATTGTTAGAGATCaattgagtaattaattttagttatgaaCTCAAGTGTCTGATTCAAAATTCTTTGGAGACCAAAACGAGTaaatactctttttcttttgtttgtataGAAGAATTTTCATCTCCAATTTGTATTATACTTATCacggaaattatttttaatatagaaactgtttcgagggttacttgaaacgttGGTTTGGGTCTAAACGTGAGGTCCAGATCTCTTAGTATGGCAGCGTTCGACTTGTTGATGCCGAGGTGTCGCCTGTCTGAGTTTCTCGTGAGGATGTGAGGGGTGGTacatgcaagagactccgatacttaagttagcaagggttttaaACAGGTTTTTAATAAAGTAGAACGTGAGTTATACTTGGGAGGCTCTAGCGTATTTATAATAAAGTAGATAACCACTTTTGTTggaatagttctattttttcttaTAGATAAACATTCTTTTTATCTTAGAAGTTTGTTGAAATCTACTTTCTATATGAGGTAAAATTAGTTGGAGAGATTCGAGGAGACAACTACCTATTAGTTCAAGTAGGACTGGACTTTTAggttgttgtccgacctctttaaagtGGTCGGGTTCAATGAAATTCACTTTTATGGGtggatctttttatctttttggaACCTGACTTTTAGTTATTGGACCAAGTATATGAACAGAAATCATGGTGgtgttaatttaataattttttctattttctttttaataaaagaGGAAAAATAAAAGGAGCCGAAATCCCCTTCTCTTGCACTTTCAGACTACTTTGTGTCATCTGGAGTATGGAATCCACTACTTGGTTTTAAAACCTGTTGGTTTGGCAAAAGGAGTAAAATAAGAAAGATCATCATcggaaccaaaaaaaaaaagggatcatTATCTAATATTAGATTGATCTCAATGGTGTTTCAAATTTCATACAGTGGATGCCGTAAACAGAAAAAAGTATCAATAAACGATCCCGCTAAACTTACAAATTAAGAACATTCGTTTATTGTCTTCATATAATTGGAATATTGAATATTCTTGGAACATGCATTGTTACCATGAAACAACtttcttatattattataaagttaCGTACAAGTAACAAGTACTTTTACGTTATTTTCGATAAGGTTGAATATATCTTTTTGCATTGTGATTCAGATTTAAATTAAAAGGAAGATTATTTCTGTTATCACTAAATTAATAACGTGTCAATGCATGAATTAATGATGTTAAAACAAGAATCAGCAATATATTCGTTTGTTCCAAATGTAAGCATAAATGATGCTTATAAAAAGATTTGTTAAACATTATACAAAAACTAAGCTCTAAATAGAAAATCCAAATTCCAAATATTTCTTGTTCTTCAGTTTAGAATCAACATATGGTTGAGATCCTCATTGAATACTTTATATAGATGAATTTgtataataactttttttttaagtaatattGCAAATGGTTAGTAGAGTTCCATAGAGGTTAAAATAAGATTTTCATACTTCTGTATGTGATTTGGCAACTTTtcagttttaaaattttagttagagtttttgaattttaatataatattaaagttTATTGTGCAGTTATTATTTGGATCGCACTACATGTATGTGTCTAGTCATGAAATTTTTTACACTTCAAGTCTTTATTGTCATGATTATGAGTGGGTTTATCAGAATTTTATATCGCATAAAAGATAAAATCTTGATAGATTTTATAAGAACTAATTAATCATTCCTTCTTAAGCTAgaattttgtatataaatatacttGGAATGAATATTGTTATCTATGAAACACGGACACTTCATTGAGTATTCAGACATATTTTGAATGCAACACTCATTTAACACGCATGTCTTTTGTGTCTAACCGTGccttaatagaaaataaaaagttctTCTTCGAATACGTTTAGCTAAATACCATCACATGTCAATGTGTCCAAcctcatttttaatatattttcttgAATTAAGTTtacaaatagtatatattattatttattagatcaaaaaatattttaaatattttatataattaaaaatattaaaaatggttaataaattaatttatattttaatattgataaaatattaaaatattataataatttatttaaaaaatattctatattttatatatatatcgtgTTTCTCtatcttataaaatttaaaattcatgtattGG
The sequence above is drawn from the Arachis hypogaea cultivar Tifrunner chromosome 4, arahy.Tifrunner.gnm2.J5K5, whole genome shotgun sequence genome and encodes:
- the LOC112797702 gene encoding ranBP2-type zinc finger protein At1g67325, whose product is MASTKDDNRGSLGSKRFRNDAPRKEGDWTCLNCGNLNFSFRTVCNRGHCGAPRPSIIQPAPVTSPYRNTPPFYYGGVGAPPPPYGVSGRFGSPMPHSGVQYDYGLYPRPRLPYSPVPSLPPGSFGGIPYGPRPSINGYGYGFQSPPWAEGLITDNFASRKRRGGPDGLSEGDWICPKCENVNFAFRTTCNMKHCGAPRPGASRGAPEGSWTCKKCGNLNYPFRNVCNRKDCGSERTTSAM